One Tetrapisispora phaffii CBS 4417 chromosome 3, complete genome DNA segment encodes these proteins:
- the TPHA0C00210 gene encoding uncharacterized protein (similar to Saccharomyces cerevisiae MTH1 (YDR277C) and STD1 (YOR047C); ancestral locus Anc_5.644), with translation MNGSYHNKTTMTTSNSTNFVNAPFEYSERARDTIKKKLLFSQKNTNASNRKKSKILSRTCSDDVASAYSAISNQSSIFSNPLTVTTTSSHFSSSSVPTEKIVTTITLEDALPKTFYDMYTPEILMSNPLNLFHNGRPKFTKRELMDWDLNDIRSLLIIDNLKPEWGDNLPSITLPNNQPNASNINFRFQLLPLNSSDEFIIETLVTSDLYKEANLDYEFRFTSARYTVALARRRHEQMLLQQGVPPNQINKKELHLSKPEWRNIIENFLLNIAVETQCRADFKQQCSQFKKWKQEHHQQQMQNFSNLKKPHMPPPSGLPLYTIVEEDNSDENMSSSKGRSSSSLLRKTLMKNLQSKTLKTSFNKNNTSSSNNTNTCNNNNNNIPDTHNINNLNLNNKLGKITLAKEEKADIWAHCQSEVYQRLGLDWKPDRMSIG, from the coding sequence ATGAATGGTTCGTATCATAACAAAACTACGATGACTActtcaaattcaacaaatttCGTAAATGCTCCCTTCGAGTATTCGGAGAGAGCTAGAGATACCATtaagaagaaattattgttttcaCAAAAGAATACCAATGCTAGCAACCGtaagaaatcaaaaatattatcaagaACATGCTCAGACGACGTCGCAAGTGCGTACAGTGCTATCTCGAACCAGTCATCCATATTCTCTAATCCATTGACAGTCACTACAACATCAAGCCAtttttcttcctcttctgTACCTACAGAGAAAATAGTAACTACAATTACATTAGAAGATGCTTTGCCAAAGACTTTTTATGATATGTATACGCCAGAGATACTAATGTCAAATCCATTGAACTTATTTCATAATGGAAGACCAAAATTCACCAAAAGAGAATTAATGGATTGGGATTTGAATGATATCAGATCATTGTTAATAATAGATAATTTGAAACCGGAATGGGGGGATAATCTTCCAAGCATAACATTACCAAACAATCAGCCAAATGCATCGAATATAAACTTCAGATTTCAATTACTACCGTTAAATTCAAGCGACGAGTTTATAATAGAAACACTAGTAACGTCAGATTTGTATAAAGAAGCAAACCTCGACTACGAATTCAGATTTACCTCGGCAAGATACACAGTGGCATTAGCAAGAAGACGGCATGAACAAATGCTATTACAGCAAGGTGTACCGCCAAACCAAATAAATAAGAAGGAATTGCATTTAAGTAAACCAGAATGgagaaatataatagaGAATTTTCTGCTCAATATAGCAGTGGAAACGCAATGTAGAGCAGATTTTAAACAACAATGTTcacaatttaaaaaatggaaacAAGAACACCATCAACAACAAATGCAAAATTTctcaaatttaaagaaaccTCATATGCCTCCACCAAGTGGATTACCATTATATACTATAGTAGAAGAAGACAACAGCGACGAGAATATGTCGTCAAGTAAGGGAAGATCCAGTTCTTCTCTCTTGAGAAAGacattaatgaaaaatctCCAGTCGAAAACACTAAAGAcatcttttaataaaaataacacaTCATCAAGCAATAATACCAATACCTgtaataacaataacaataatattccAGACACTCAtaacattaataatttgaatttaaataataaacttGGCAAGATAACATTagcaaaagaagaaaaagcCGATATATGGGCTCATTGCCAATCAGAAGTCTATCAAAGACTTGGACTTGATTGGAAACCAGATAGAATGTCAATTGGCTAA
- the TPHA0C00200 gene encoding type II protein arginine methyltransferase (similar to Saccharomyces cerevisiae YKL162C; ancestral locus Anc_5.646) — translation MYLQVVKAMVLVQMLSGLNKRTLISSANSLRTYSSKSIIPLRDHYESLNAKNLKSNLNFYSYDPKKVKYDSNFFTNQYGNENLHLFENLNSFNPTLINAIARYFIINYKLNYYPYYDLNLINVYTDLEQSLHLITNLIEFYRRILSPDMFTKIKIYLLPLHQYDKGNIKTLETLLRIKKTLPKNIVVLDGLPIFADNKDGDAINPAIQELIIENDPIYILLFNDIIKYLAHDTVTYSKSEGKWKQLYVDVDSLKTKDEKIFFEGEVDYWCEQAIQYYFAGNVKNATPNQIYNIPTRLIQLFKLINRNFPEHKFFAIDNPVRIKKSFLEIVRDFIIPFGKQHTAYNGSRLFVNNEKTISYNNNFQVLQRIYNKINEPTQFITVEELSVFIDQYSNVKEDGQNYKELEKIITFMRCSTLATLYSSQI, via the coding sequence ATGTATCTACAAGTTGTTAAAGCTATGGTCCTGGTTCAGATGCTATCAGGCTTAAACAAGAGGACACTCATTTCAAGCGCAAACTCTTTAAGAACgtattcttcaaaatctaTTATTCCGTTAAGGGACCACTATGAATCACTTAAtgcaaaaaatttaaaatcaaatctAAATTTCTATAGTTACGATCCTAAGAAAGTCAAGTACgattcaaattttttcacAAACCAATACGGTAATGAAAATCTGCATTTATTTGAGAATTTAAATAGTTTTAATCCAACCTTAATTAATGCCATTGcaagatattttataatcaattaCAAATTAAATTACTACCCTTATTATGATctaaatttgattaatgTCTATACGGATTTGGAGCAATCTTTGCATCTGATaacaaatttaattgaGTTCTATAGACGAATATTATCCCCAGATATgtttacaaaaattaaaatttatttgttacCATTACATCAGTATGATAAGggaaatattaaaactttGGAAACGTTATtaagaattaaaaaaacattgCCAAAAAATATAGTTGTACTAGACGGTTTGCCAATTTTTGCGGATAATAAAGACGGTGATGCCATAAACCCAGCTATACAGGAACTCATCATCGAGAATGACCCAATTTACATCCTATTATTCAATGacattataaaatatttggcACATGATACAGTTACATATTCAAAGTCTGAAGGGAAATGGAAACAATTGTACGTCGATGTTGATTCACTAAAAACAAAAGATGAAAAGATTTTTTTCGAAGGAGAAGTAGATTACTGGTGTGAACAAGCTATACAGTATTACTTTGCAGGTAATGTTAAAAATGCAACTccaaatcaaatttataatattccTACAAGATTGATTCAATTGttcaaattgataaatcGAAATTTCCCAGaacataaattttttgCAATCGACAATCCTGTTCGAATTAAGAAATCTTTCCTAGAGATTGTACGAGACTTCATAATACCCTTTGGTAAGCAGCACACTGCATATAATGGGAGCAGACTGtttgttaataatgaaaagaCTATTTCCTACAACAATAACTTCCAGGTGCTACAAAGGATATATAATAAGATTAATGAGCCAACACAGTTTATCACAGTTGAAGAACTGAGTGTATTTATTGATCAATATTCTAACGTTAAAGAAGATGGTCAAAACtataaagaattagaaaaaatcaTAACTTTTATGAGATGCAGCACCTTGGCTACATTGTATTCAAGTCAAATATAG
- the TPHA0C00220 gene encoding SNG1 family protein: MVTSEEWSSRLDNDDRASATSSTQSLKRPAEFPTNDCLAAVQEYASAMDINRTFSNTIQNIDAINRTITSEKSYNREASNDLENGKTNRGPPPKYGFLDPEMAATRKIVAFAYVKILTILGLLCFTILLIYWGATYNRKAYYHKVNFLAVIQDDVAYPSDNQVISTLNTNFTDTLNNILQSDSISGTWHVYNQSAFMDRFKVDNVSQIDDKVLSLLHEEKYWVALDFKQNITSTIVDSFTNTNAADVFNSTDFINVYYESGRDPTNLKSAILPLVQQFEAIAVRLLNTQFLQQAVLPLLEQSNMIPSNITNAAYNAKVIGASDFAFNYIDYRPFADAVVLSPLQVGAIYVLIITVVQFALWGKTHGLVAQKMRPLPYLVYRFVIMSATLFILSLFFSTISAIYQVDFTKAFGKGGFVVYWMTTFLTMMALGGANENMVGLLVSIDAAYLAMWIITFIIVNISSSFFPMVLSNNFYRFGYMTPVHQAIDLYKVIFLDLSKHKMGRNYGILVAWIGINTALMPIFIKFAGQNMKKAAEQQMTTAIKRAKELGEI; this comes from the coding sequence aTGGTGACAAGTGAAGAGTGGAGCTCGAGATTAGATAATGATGACAGAGCCAGCGCTACTTCGTCCACACAGTCACTGAAAAGACCTGCAGAATTCCCAACCAATGATTGTTTGGCTGCCGTTCAAGAATATGCAAGTGCAATGGACATTAATAGAACTTTTTCGAATACAATTCAGAATATTGATGCTATCAATCGCACTATAACTTCTGAAAAAAGTTATAACAGAGAAGCTAGTAACGATCTGGAGAATGGAAAAACTAACCGTGGTCCTCCGCCAAAATATGGTTTTTTGGATCCAGAGATGGCTGCTACCAGAAAAATTGTAGCCTTTGCTTACGTTAAAATTCTAACCATATTGGGTTTATTATGTTTCACTATCCTGCTAATATATTGGGGTGCTACTTATAATAGAAAGGCATACTACCATAAAGTTAATTTTTTAGCCGTCATTCAAGATGATGTAGCTTATCCAAGCGACAACCAAGTTATTTCAACTTTGAATACAAACTTCACCGATAcattaaacaatattttacaatcTGATAGTATCTCTGGTACGTGGCATGTTTATAATCAATCGGCTTTCATGGATCGTTTCAAGGTTGACAATGTTTCACAAATCGATGACAAAGTATTAAGTTTATTGcatgaagaaaaatattggGTTGCTTTGGATTTCAAACAAAATATCACATCCACAATAGTCGATTCCTTCACAAACACAAATGCTGCAGACGTTTTTAATTCAACGGACTTTATTAACGTCTATTACGAATCGGGTAGAGATCCAACAAATCTAAAATCTGCTATTCTGCCACTCGTTCAACAATTTGAAGCAATTGCAGTACGATTATTGAATACACAATTTCTTCAGCAAGCTGTCCTCCCACTTCTGGAGCAAAGTAACATGATACCGTCTAACATAACTAATGCAGCTTATAATGCAAAAGTGATCGGTGCAAGTGACTTTGCATTCAATTACATCGACTATAGACCTTTCGCAGATGCAGTGGTTTTATCACCTTTGCAAGTGGGTGCTATTTATGTATTGATTATTACGGTTGTACAATTTGCATTATGGGGTAAGACTCATGGTTTAGTAGCACAGAAGATGAGACCGCTGCCATATTTGGTCTATAGGTTTGTGATCATGTCAGCtacattatttattctttcaTTGTTTTTCAGTACTATATCAGCCATTTATCAGGTCGACTTTACAAAAGCATTTGGAAAAGGTGGATTTGTGGTCTATTGGATGACAACATTTTTAACCATGATGGCATTAGGTGGTGCAAACGAAAATATGGTTGGTTTGCTTGTCTCTATTGATGCAGCATATCTTGCAATGTGGATTATTACCTTCATTATTGTAAAcatttcttcatcattcTTCCCAATGGTTCTAAGTAATAATTTCTACAGGTTTGGTTACATGACGCCTGTTCATCAAGCTATTGATCTATACAAAGTTATCTTCTTAGATTTATCGAAGCATAAAATGGGTAGAAATTATGGTATTTTGGTTGCATGGATTGGTATTAATACTGCATTGATGCCAatcttcatcaaatttGCAGGCCAAAATATGAAGAAGGCCGCTGAACAGCAAATGACGACAGCCATTAAAAGAGCAAAGGAATTGGGtgaaatttaa